One Candidatus Nitrososphaera evergladensis SR1 genomic window carries:
- a CDS encoding type II toxin-antitoxin system RelE family toxin, which yields MREVFFGRRKVEKEFSKLDSYTQKRVAKAIEEIRENPQVGILLTGDLAGYFKYKFGKFRAVYSYDEEKIMIVALDTRDDVYDEIKRYIREVGKIQVSAKKAVDD from the coding sequence ATGCGCGAAGTCTTCTTTGGGCGTCGAAAGGTCGAAAAAGAATTTTCTAAACTTGATTCTTATACACAAAAGAGGGTAGCAAAGGCAATAGAAGAAATCAGGGAAAACCCCCAGGTTGGAATTCTTTTAACTGGAGATCTCGCGGGATATTTCAAATATAAATTCGGAAAATTTAGAGCCGTCTATTCTTATGATGAAGAGAAAATTATGATCGTTGCATTGGATACGCGTGATGACGTATATGATGAGATAAAGCGATACATTAGGGAAGTAGGAAAAATACAAGTGAGTGCGAAAAAAGCCGTAGACGATTAG
- a CDS encoding restriction endonuclease subunit S — translation MMIYHILAMNLWNGGIGKAGNKMALVSREEHQNAATLRSLSLKSSWIFSGDLRLDADYYAKEKDLALRILNDKRFSTRPLKTLVQRKMFSGYRFKRIYAGDKEKGIPYLSATETLMFRPKSERYLSKSKTENLDDLLVKEGWILMTCSGVIGRLTIVDKNLSQFVLTHDLIRIIPNEEEIPSGYLYAFLSTWIAQSVVTRDQYGLAINHVEPHQIEDLAVPILDKKIMGLFDHQIKYAYSLRQQANKKLDEAEALFYDSAGLTREIDNPLKNRKSFSLKSSSLDTRLDASFHNPVLIETLRMLRKSSTKLVKTKDLGKVIVAPRFKRIYVEKEYGIPFLQGSDLPMNRPFNLKYLSRKMTASLNNWIIKPGWTLVTCSGTIGRIGLTTPITDGWAASQHILRIIPHKDKPSELEYPVDAAYIATFLSTPYGYNQVVAKTYGGVVDEIGEKDIGQVLIAVIHDQSVHNAISQLTREAYAFKDLAALVEHETVSLLENLLEGSIKFSSVDNLRKALEETIELKAKVDSVNKIYEGINEVDEGYVVSFDDIKSKYGL, via the coding sequence ATGATGATTTACCACATATTGGCGATGAATTTGTGGAATGGTGGAATAGGAAAGGCAGGAAATAAGATGGCGCTAGTTTCAAGAGAAGAGCATCAAAATGCGGCGACACTTCGAAGTCTCTCCTTAAAGTCTAGCTGGATTTTCTCTGGCGATTTGAGGCTTGATGCTGATTACTACGCTAAAGAAAAAGATCTGGCATTGCGGATACTAAATGACAAACGCTTTTCAACACGTCCCCTCAAAACACTGGTTCAAAGAAAAATGTTTAGTGGTTACCGCTTCAAGAGAATTTATGCAGGTGACAAGGAAAAGGGGATCCCTTATCTCAGTGCAACTGAGACCTTGATGTTCAGGCCGAAAAGTGAAAGGTATCTTTCAAAATCAAAGACGGAGAATTTGGACGATCTCCTCGTAAAAGAAGGTTGGATTCTGATGACATGCTCTGGAGTTATCGGACGGCTTACCATCGTTGACAAAAATCTTTCCCAGTTTGTACTCACGCACGATCTTATTCGAATTATACCCAACGAAGAAGAAATTCCTTCAGGTTATCTCTATGCATTTCTCTCAACATGGATTGCACAGTCTGTTGTAACCCGGGATCAGTATGGCCTGGCAATAAATCATGTTGAGCCTCACCAGATTGAGGATTTGGCAGTTCCCATCTTGGATAAGAAAATAATGGGATTATTCGATCATCAAATAAAATATGCTTATTCGTTACGCCAGCAAGCAAATAAGAAGCTAGACGAGGCTGAAGCACTCTTTTACGATTCTGCAGGTCTCACCCGGGAAATTGATAACCCACTAAAGAACAGAAAATCGTTTTCACTCAAATCATCCTCGCTGGACACGAGATTAGATGCCTCATTTCACAACCCTGTGCTAATAGAGACTTTGCGGATGCTGAGAAAATCCTCGACAAAACTTGTAAAGACAAAAGACTTGGGTAAAGTTATCGTCGCTCCACGTTTCAAGCGAATCTACGTTGAAAAGGAATACGGCATCCCATTCTTACAGGGAAGCGACTTGCCCATGAACAGGCCATTCAATCTCAAGTACCTATCAAGAAAAATGACTGCCAGTCTTAATAATTGGATAATTAAGCCGGGTTGGACACTGGTGACATGTTCGGGAACAATCGGAAGAATTGGGCTGACGACCCCGATTACGGATGGGTGGGCTGCTTCACAGCATATTCTCAGAATTATTCCGCATAAGGACAAGCCCTCCGAATTAGAGTATCCTGTAGATGCAGCCTACATCGCTACATTCCTATCAACACCATATGGATACAATCAGGTTGTTGCAAAGACCTATGGGGGTGTAGTAGATGAAATTGGCGAGAAAGACATTGGCCAGGTTCTGATAGCAGTAATCCATGACCAGTCAGTACATAATGCGATTTCTCAGCTTACGAGGGAGGCATATGCATTCAAAGATTTGGCTGCTCTAGTGGAACACGAAACGGTAAGCCTGCTGGAAAACTTACTCGAAGGATCCATCAAGTTTAGTAGCGTTGACAACTTGAGAAAAGCACTCGAAGAGACCATAGAACTAAAAGCAAAAGTGGATTCGGTAAACAAAATCTATGAAGGAATCAACGAGGTGGATGAAGGATATGTGGTATCATTTGATGATATCAAGTCAAAATATGGGTTATGA
- a CDS encoding N-6 DNA methylase, protein MDRFVDGNSVSYVPPGKLQSYLTQELIKETPEEHVRQRVIRSLVEEYGYDLSQIRVNFKLAVGGKRLPVDIAVFHDGKPPLQENIYIIVETKRPEIKSTDKESGIDQLGSYVSSAMNCEFALWTNGLEKLCFQKIESKTKGQKYEPKPVIDIPIHGKTIEEYEKPDFTQLRPATELKSVFKRINDYIYGRQGMREDQAFHELLKLIFCKVYDERSDEIHFYVTNKEIGSDMGAMSVKKRIDELFDSVRKQYQYIFKNDPKILLNPRVLAYVVGQLQNYYLLRTDADVKGDAYEELVGKNLRGSLGEYFTPRNICRLAVRILLAMHTKQQIQDAKIIDPACGTGGFLISVIDTMRQYYYDREIAKDPSHERAMQIVDDEIRMYCARCLYGIDFNEVLVQAAQMNEVIHGNGSSNLFSVDSLKAPGEWPIDVAEKVKLGSFDMLMTNPPFGENIIIDDRHLLSQYDLAHVWKENDDGILERTDDIKSRMPPQLLFIERSVQLLKPNGKLAIVLPDSVLSNPGLKYVRHWILTHTKVIASIDLAKEAFEPSTGTKTSLLILERKNETEMALEKKGGKLPDYDVFMAIAGKVGKNSRGDSIFKRTPEGEMIEIEKETYIVKIVDRSKVREKLVTKEPILDDDLPHIGDEFVEWWNRKGRK, encoded by the coding sequence ATGGACAGATTTGTAGACGGCAATTCAGTGAGTTACGTCCCTCCTGGGAAACTACAATCATATCTTACTCAAGAGTTGATAAAGGAGACTCCTGAAGAGCATGTCAGGCAAAGAGTCATACGAAGCTTGGTCGAGGAGTATGGCTACGACCTGTCGCAGATAAGGGTTAACTTTAAACTGGCGGTAGGTGGAAAGCGCCTTCCCGTCGATATAGCAGTTTTTCACGACGGAAAACCACCACTACAAGAAAACATCTACATCATAGTTGAAACAAAACGGCCAGAGATCAAGAGTACTGATAAAGAGAGTGGCATAGACCAACTGGGAAGTTATGTTTCCAGTGCAATGAATTGCGAATTTGCCCTGTGGACAAACGGTCTTGAAAAGCTATGCTTTCAGAAGATAGAATCAAAGACAAAGGGACAGAAGTATGAGCCCAAGCCTGTCATTGACATACCCATTCATGGGAAGACAATCGAAGAGTATGAAAAACCTGATTTTACCCAGCTTCGTCCAGCTACAGAGCTAAAGTCTGTTTTCAAACGTATTAATGATTACATATATGGCCGACAAGGAATGAGAGAAGACCAAGCATTTCACGAACTGCTCAAGCTAATATTCTGCAAAGTCTATGATGAGAGGTCGGACGAAATCCACTTCTATGTAACGAACAAAGAAATTGGCTCAGACATGGGGGCGATGAGTGTAAAAAAACGCATAGACGAATTATTCGACTCGGTTAGAAAACAGTATCAATACATATTCAAAAATGACCCAAAGATTCTACTAAATCCGAGAGTCCTTGCTTATGTTGTAGGTCAATTACAGAATTATTATCTGCTCCGAACCGACGCTGATGTAAAAGGCGATGCATACGAAGAACTTGTCGGTAAGAATTTGCGCGGCAGTCTTGGAGAATATTTCACTCCAAGGAACATTTGCCGATTGGCAGTAAGAATACTCCTTGCGATGCATACGAAGCAACAGATTCAAGATGCAAAGATAATAGACCCTGCCTGCGGGACAGGTGGATTCCTGATATCTGTCATAGACACAATGAGGCAGTATTATTATGATAGAGAGATTGCCAAGGACCCTTCGCATGAGAGGGCAATGCAAATCGTAGATGATGAAATTAGAATGTATTGTGCTAGGTGTCTATATGGAATTGACTTTAATGAAGTTCTGGTTCAAGCAGCGCAGATGAATGAGGTCATCCATGGTAATGGCTCTAGCAATCTTTTCTCGGTGGACTCCCTGAAAGCTCCTGGTGAATGGCCAATTGATGTTGCGGAAAAAGTCAAGCTTGGCTCCTTTGATATGTTAATGACAAATCCACCATTCGGAGAGAATATTATCATTGATGACCGACATCTCCTATCGCAGTATGATCTGGCACACGTCTGGAAAGAAAATGATGATGGAATACTCGAAAGGACTGATGACATTAAATCACGAATGCCTCCACAACTCTTGTTCATCGAAAGATCTGTTCAACTGTTAAAACCGAATGGCAAACTGGCAATCGTTCTGCCCGACTCTGTCCTCAGTAATCCAGGGCTAAAGTACGTTCGCCATTGGATTCTTACGCATACCAAAGTTATAGCCAGCATTGACCTGGCAAAAGAAGCGTTTGAACCTTCAACCGGGACGAAAACCAGCCTTCTGATACTTGAACGAAAGAACGAGACAGAGATGGCCCTAGAGAAGAAAGGTGGGAAGCTTCCTGACTATGACGTATTCATGGCCATAGCTGGCAAAGTGGGAAAAAACAGTAGAGGCGACAGCATCTTCAAGAGGACTCCCGAGGGCGAAATGATAGAAATTGAGAAGGAGACATACATAGTAAAAATTGTTGACAGGAGCAAAGTAAGAGAAAAGCTAGTCACGAAGGAACCCATCTTGGATGATGATTTACCACATATTGGCGATGAATTTGTGGAATGGTGGAATAGGAAAGGCAGGAAATAA